In Dama dama isolate Ldn47 chromosome 9, ASM3311817v1, whole genome shotgun sequence, the following proteins share a genomic window:
- the ZCCHC10 gene encoding zinc finger CCHC domain-containing protein 10, which translates to MATPMHRLIARRQAEANKQHVRCQKCLEFGHWTYECTGKRKYLHRPSRTAELKKALKEKENRLLLQQSIGEANVERKTKKKRSKSVTSSSSNSSDSSASDSSSESEETSTSSSSEDSDSDESSSSSSSSASSTSSSSSSDSDSDSSSSSSSSTSTDSSSDDEPPKKKKKK; encoded by the exons ATGGCGACTCCCATGCATCGTCTCATAGCTCGGAGACAAGC TGAAGCAAATAAGCAACATGTAAGATGTCAGAAATGCTTGGAATTTGGACATTGGACTTATGAATGCACTGGAAAAAGAAAGTACCTACATAGGCCTTCAAGAACAGCAGAACTAAAgaaagctttaaaagaaaaagaaaacagattgtTATTACAACAAAG CATTGGAGAAGCTAATGTAGAAAGAAAGACCAAGAAGAAAAG GTCTAAGAGTGTAACCAGTTCCAGTAGCAATAGCAGCGACAGTTCAGCCAGTGATTCTTCATCAGAGAGTGAAGAGACATCTACCTCATCTTCCTCAGAGGACAGTGACTCTGATGAAAGCTCCTCCAGTTCATCGTCTTCTGCTTCCTCCACAAGCTCCTCCTCATCCTCTGATTCAGACTCAGATTCCAGCTCTTCCAGTAGTAGCAGCACCAGCACAGATAGTAGTTCTGATGATGAACcaccaaagaagaagaaaaagaaatag